Within the Malaclemys terrapin pileata isolate rMalTer1 chromosome 24, rMalTer1.hap1, whole genome shotgun sequence genome, the region GGGACTCTTTCATTCACAACTCAAATACAGCTTTTAGAATGATAGCAGCTGTTAAATAGCACATACCAACAtcagagacagaaaatatattgcttaCAGAACAAAATCACAGAAGGAATTTGGAtatgcagaatgtaattaccccaAAATGGAATATGGTCAAGAAACCAGAGTTAGCATGCTAATAACATTTGTTAAAGTATCTTGGTATCTTTTAATTGCCATAAGCAGTTAATATCTTAATTTCACTTACCCCAAAATCAGACCCTTCAGCAGCTGAGTGCCCCTTAAATTGCATGAGCTTTCATTCACTAAAAACTAGGAGAAAAGGGTCCAGAAGGGGaaaatggaggaggaagagagcgCTCTACTAAAAATCAGCATTTCCTGCAACATTGCAGCTGGACGGTCACTGGTCATCCATCCAAGTACCGACAAGGTCTAGCCCAAATAAAGCTTCTAGTTTAACCCAAGGCAGCATTATCGGCACGATGTAACCACAACCTGAGGCCCCACGGCGGGCTAGAGGAAATTGGGGGAGGGTGGAATCCCCATCCTAGGGCCCCAGGACAGACAGGGGGGCACCCACAGCAAGCTAGAGAGGGAATATTACCCTAGGACAGCTCTGAGGTGAGGAAACAGGGGAAGGCTGGGGAGAGATTAGAGAGATCCCCTCCCGCTCCAGAACTGTTCGGGCCCCTCTACTCCCATGTTTCCTCGGACTATGAGGAAGCTGAGCCCATTCCCAGACCGGGGCCACTCCATAGGCTCAGGCCGGGCTCCCGGAGAGCCACCCGcctctcccaggaggggttcCCCACGGTTTAGCCCAAGGCCCCGTCCCTCCGACTCCTCACCTTGCCCTTCAGGTCCAGCACGTATACGGCACTGGCAGACATCGCGCCCCCAGGTGCTCGGCGCCTTCCGGCCCAGCGTTCCCAGATCTCACTTCCTGCCGGAAACTCAGCCGCGGCTGCTTCCGCTCTCAAACCCCCACCGCCGGCTGAGAAAGCTGCCAAGCTCGGCTCCGGCTCGCAGTCACGGCCTGGGCGGAAGGATATGGCGAAGCGGCGGTACGTCAGCGAAATGACAGGGCTGTGAAGCGACCTATAGAGAGGGCGGAGGCACTTGTCTGAGGCCTTCTAGTGGAAACAGGCCGAGCAGCGGAAGTGATTGAGGGATCAGACTCATCCGAGCCCTTCTGGCCCTCGCTTTCTCCTCTAGTCTATAGTTCCGGTAACcacagaggtagggtgaccagatgtccggattttatagggacagtcccaatttcggggtctttttctgatataggctcctattaccccccagcccatgtcccgctttttcacacttgctgtctggtcaccctacacagaggagaggaaagtgagtAATGGTGGAATGAGCACAGTGGTGCATCAGCCTGACCGGAACCATAGCGAGCTGATGGAACAGACTCGCAGGACAGCGCTGTGGTGGGCAGGGCCTCGCATCAGGAACAGGCTGTTGTCTTGCTGCTTCCCAGAAGGGCCGCAATGCCCCAGGCCTAGACCTGCACTTCCCACTCTGTGGCATAAGCCGTTTTAGGGGAGGAGACAGGTGTTCCTGCCACCCCATGTCCTTTGAGTGGCACATGCTGACCCACAGATGAACCTAGGTCAATTCTGCTTTTGTTCACCACTGTTAACTAGAGTGCTTTTATCTACTTTTTcttttcaacctctctaaccTTCACCCTTTTGTCCTGTCTGTATCAATTAATGAattctccttctttctttgacagggttactggcctagttaATGTGAGGAAGCAGATATGGTATTTCTTGATTTTAGCAAGACTTTTgccacagtcccacatgacattgccatgagcaaactagggaaatgctatttagatgaaattactataaggtggatgcataacaagttgaaagaccatactcaaagcatagttaggttcactccctctggggcacctgtcagaCAGGAatctgggctggatggacctttggtctgaccagtacggccgttcttatgttctaactccCAAGATTAATATTAATTGagcaatattttaattgttttcataATTAAATATGTTAAGATTTTAACCAAGAATGGCACTTAGTGTTCTTCCAGAACAGAATGAGGGACTAAAGAACTGTAAATATGAATCAGTTCAGCAGGGTAAGGCTGATAACTGCCACTGTACCATCTAGGTGCCACCATTCCCCCTTGCATATGTAATCCAATCACAGAAAAAAGCTTGTAAATAAGCATTTCTCATTTGTAGTTCTAGGTCTATAGTTATTTTGAAGAAATACAAGCAGTTTAAGAAGGGTTTTGGGATGCAACAAGGAAATATTTAAGAGTAATTCTAGATGTAGACAAATGACATAATCCCTTGAATTCATAAATGAAGTTTATTATGTAGGACACTGTCAAAGTTCTCCtttcaaaggaaaaaagagaagaggTTATCTACCAGATAATGTTAGAACAATTACTAGATAAATTTCTCCAATAAGCATGAGCTacctttggccctgatcctgcagagagcTCTGCAAAGGATCCATATCCTTGCACCTGAGTGGAGGCTCAGGGCCTTAACTAGTAGTTCAAGAAGATGGCTGTGCTATGAACATAGTTTTAAATGAACAATGAAAAAGTGTCAGGATGCAAGTGTTTATATAACATTAATAAAATATCCAACTCAGAGAGCAGAGATTTGCACAGTcatttcctttaaataaaaagcCTACTCAGAATCCAAAACTGTGGAAGGGAAGACATTCACTTAGTCCAGCTAACTTTGGGAATGTCATAATGTTCAGTCAGAGCATCCAAGTGTCTGTTGAAATcctaggaggaaaaaaaaaaaaaaaaaaaaaaaaaaagagtattttaAGATATATATTACTGACATACCTGACCTTGCTATTTCCTCCACCATGTTTATACTTGGCAATTCCAAATCAAACCATTAGCAGAACTGATATAGTATACTGTCTGCCAGTACCAGATaaaaacataagagcagccatactgggtcagaccaatggtccatctagcccagtattctgtcttccaacagtggccaatgccaggtgctttagagggaatgaacagatgcttcagagaaaggggcAAGAAACCCCACAATGGACAGTTATGGAATAGAATGCCCAGAAAGAAAGTTTCTACCTAATTTCCCATCAAGTGGTTAGCTTTTGACCTTGTATCATTTAAGAAATCCTTATAGGTGGCTAATCCTTTACTGGATCCTGGTAAAAACTCGACTTCAATAAGTTGTGGTTGTGAGCTACACAGATTAGTTTTCTTTTATCAGTTGTAAATctgttgcctttcaatttcattcaCTATTCCTCTTCTCCTGTATTTAAAAAGATTACATAGAAATAACACATTTACCTTTCTATACCACCTATTTTATATACCTCACTAATATCCTTGTCTTCTCTCCAAAACAAGGACAGTCCTAATCCTCCATTTGTCTCTTCATATACAAGTCTCTTAATGCCTCTATTTCTGCTGCTTGTCTCTtgcgcaggggtgggcaaactatggcccgcgtcCAGCCCGTAAAACCTTTTAATCTGACCCTTGAGCTCCATTGCCCCGCTTcagcgctccagctgggggtgggggcttgccctgctctgcccgccCAGTGCTCCCGCGTGTTCAGGACCTGTCTGACAGGCGTGAGGGCACGCATGTTACTCCGGCTGCACAACCCAAATGCACCATCAGAGCCTGGAATGTGCAAGCCCATTTGCCTGCTACTTGTTGGCTTAGGTAAGTGCTCAGTGGTGGTTTTCAAAGCTGTGGGCTGTTGGGACCTATGTGGGAGGAGATTTCTGAGAGCAGGAGGCTGGTGAATCTCAATGagttccaatgactggaagctgacgCCCGACAAATTCAGGCTAGAGAGAAAGGGCATGGAAAGGTGGTAAATTTAGTTTAATTATCAGAATACGTTGTTATGATGGTATATTTATAATAGTAAGTaaggttttatgtttatttccactaaaatgtatctttattaaatcaagtttctgaattgttaattttgtgagcattcatggcccaccatataatttccatacccagatgtggccctcaggccaaaaagtttgcccaattCTGCTCTAGAGTCCCTTCTACATCTGCTATGTATTTTGAGATTGGATGACAGGGTGacaagaactgaacacagtatttcaGGTGAAGATGTGCCACTAGTTTCTATATTTCCAATCATTTACTTTATATATACCAACACAGATTACTTTTCCCCCTTACTTAATAGTTCATTTAGAACCCAGCAATGGGTACCATATGCATTACACCTTGCATTTGTCAATATTGAATTCCATAGCCCATTGTACGGCCCATTCACCTAGTTTATTAGGTCCTTATGAAATTCTTCAGTCTTCTCTAGATTTGAAGAACCTAAATCACTGTATCATCTTCAAGTTTTACCATTTCACTGTGCTCCCAAGCTAGGGATTCTGTTTACTAAGCATGTGGCTGTATTTTGTACCAGTTTAAGTTTCTGGGTCAATGTAACATGCAGGCCTGCACAGAGGACACTGCAGTAGTCAAATCTTCAGGAAACTAAATAAAGTccatatctgaaaaaaaaaaacagtagtaGTCTTTGGGCCAAAGATGAGGAGTTGCCACAGCTGggaagaggcacctctcccccagcccggccagagctgctgcagcaagagaggCCTGGGGGAGTCCTCTGTCCCCACCACAGcctcagggcagcctgcaccccaaacccatcatccccagccccaccccccaggccccTCCACCACCACATATCACCTCCATTGATTCCATACAtgaatgtaaaaaattagagagaacatTGCTTACTTCAActctttgtttgtgtgttttggagGCTTTCTTCAGTATTCTTTCCATTTGCTAAAAATTGAACATAGAAACACAGTGCTGTGATACTTCATTTTTTGCATGTGTGAACATAACACACTGAGTCTGCATTTCACAACTTAGATTTGACCTTCGCCTTGGGGCAAGCTACAGAAATATCCTTTAGGCAAGTCTAAAGTAAAAGCAAGTTGCACTTAAGCCAAACACACCTCAACCATTACTCTCccacccctgcccgccccccagcactgctcagAAGGAGCTGGCCCCATACCCTTTTCTCTTGCATCTTCTCATAGGCAAGCTGTGCAGGGGTCCGCTTGTCCAGAGCCcgcttcttctcctcctcttgcTTCTTACTGCTCACGATCTGCTCCAGGATTTTGCTTTTGTCCTTAGCCGCCTTCTTCTTCTTCCTGGAGCAAAACAGACCAGGAGGCTTCAGAGAAGAGGCCAAGGGAGCCCACCCGACAGTgaaccaccctcccacccccaccagagGCCGGGAGCCCCACTGACAAACCCAAGCAGCTCACCGCTTCCCAAGCGCCGGGGCCGCACCGCTCCCCTTCAGCCGCAGCGGCGCGCGCTGGACACTCTCATAATCCGCCATCCCGCGCCAGGGCCTAGGCCAGGCGCCCGAGCGCTTCCGGGTTACACACCGCGGAACGGGCCCGGTGGGCGGGGCAACAGCTTAAGGGTGGAGCTAGGGCTCCTGCCCGCGAGTCgcacaggccccgccccttccctcgcGGCAATGGGCTGGGGctgaccccgccccccgccgggcAGGGATTGGGAGCCGGGGGCCGAGCCGGGCGTGAGGGCTCTTGTTTTGCTGTCAGCAGCCGCCGCCCCGTGAGCGGGACGGGGCCTCCCCGCGGGATGACCCTAGGAGTGCTGTGTAGTGCACGGGTAGCTTTTCCACTGTAAGCACCGTGACCATCACAACAACTCCCCGGCCCCGGGAAAAACCTCACCCCAAGCGGAGCTTTCTGCAGTGCACAAAGGAGGAAAAACCAACCCCTCCCTGGCCTCCCCTCTGGAGTCTGGCCTCACTGAGCCCGGCTCGGGAAAGGGGAAGGCGCTCGGACGGCGACCCCCACGGGCTGGCGCCAACACAACAGCATAGCGCGGGAGGGAGTGGTGAGAGCTAGGGCGCTGGTGGAGAGGATCTGTTTCTTCTggtttaaaatcacttttgtcTCCTTACCCACGCAAGGCTGTTCTAGCATCGAAATCATTCGGCTTTGACACTAACATACTGGCTGCCTTGGCTTTCGTTGCcctcattttgtttgtctgtTAGAGCCAAGCAGAAACTGAAGCGCCATCTTTTCGTTTTGTCCTGACAGTTGTCacctctcacaattttattgcaagtttcataatatttggtgtttttcttaaagtcccagctgtTGGAATCAGGAGGTAacgtgaaaatctcagctttgattatttttaagacacgtaagtttctagccctgatggttgcaggaaaaaagcttgaaaacatgaagcaaacgaaccctaaaggctcagaaaccaaaggCAAATAAGAAAACCCCCAAACttcataggtgctgaaactaggagtgcagggggtgctgcagcac harbors:
- the FAM32A gene encoding protein FAM32A codes for the protein MADYESVQRAPLRLKGSGAAPALGKRKKKKAAKDKSKILEQIVSSKKQEEEKKRALDKRTPAQLAYEKMQEKRQMERILKKASKTHKQRVEDFNRHLDALTEHYDIPKVSWTK